In Camelina sativa cultivar DH55 chromosome 17, Cs, whole genome shotgun sequence, the genomic stretch GTAATTTCAGTAAACAACCtaggattttaataaatggGCTAAAGTATATACCGAAGTCAAGGAAGATGGTTAACAATCGAGTGGTAGGACAGCAACCACGGAAATAAATACAGCCTTTTTCATTATAAGacatgttattttaggaaaccgctcttttataaacccagaccgatatataatttcattctaattgtaaaatctaaaccctaaccatctcatttgtaaacccaaaccgacatataatttcattctaattgtaaaatctaaaccctaaccatctcatttaaatccaaaccgacatataattttattttaattgtaaaatctaaaccctaaccacctcatttgtaaacccaaaccgacatataatttcgttttaattataaaatttaaaccctaattctcatttataaacccaaaccgatatataacttcgtttaattgtaaaatctaaaccaaatcaatatttaactttccttaaataaaagtatacagaatttgtttccttaatttattttgcttattaatttaattttgatttattttcaaataaaatgttaGATAGAACATTCTAATTGGTTGGGAGCGGAGGAGTGAATACAAACGTAAGTATTTTTCATTGTGATATAGATGTGTTTTCATAAAAACACATGCGGTAAATGCAGCTGTATGTTAGTTGATATgtgaaacaataataattagttACATGATTTTTGACCatacaatatattatttactaatAAAACATTGACAGAGTGATACCTACCTACTATATATGTCCAGTGCTGGCTCAAGGTTTTAAGGGGCCTCTGggcaaatttttgttttgtttgaataaaagaccatttttttttttttgaacctctgttatatgttaaaaaaatatggatttcattttcataatatataaacacttgataagattataaaaatttattttcgttCTAAGTTGGATGTCAGTTGAGATAATTATGGAAGATAAAGAGTCTTTTTGGTTAATGACTCGTAAAAATAAAtcgttaaaacatattttaatgaactatttttatgttacaaattttggttttgcctcttttattttacattatttttttgtgcctttttatcttatattattTGTCTCCTTAATCTATGAACTCGGAGCAGTCGCACTGCTTGTCCCCCTATCTAAGCCGGCACTGTATATGTCCCATATATGATGTTAGCCAGTGCCGGCCCGTAGTTGTATGACGCCTAAAGCATACTTGAAAATGCTGCCCCTTaacctcaattttttttcttcccaaaaaatatataactatgaaaaaatcactaaaaaggtttacttgtttaaaaaaaaattgtacataaaCATACATCACCcgttgtcaaaagaaaaaaaaattatgttagtTAATGTAAATTGTAATATAAAGAAATTTAGATAAAACAGAATATTGTAGTTGAGATAAAATAGGGGAAAAAATCACGTGGGGTTTGAACTCCTGCACAAGAGAGTcaagatcaaagagaagaaccACTATACCAAAAGAACTTTTATAAGTTTGCTGCCCCTAAAAAACCTATAGTATTTGGCACCTAAAGCCCTTGCTTTACTGGTTTTAGATCAGGGCCGGCACTGATGTTAGCCTACATAAGGCCAACAACGTAATTATAACACCTCTTGAAGACAGCTACTGTACAAATTATGgtagtttcttaattatgttttgtttttatagtaTCTACTGCATATTCTCTAAAAAATATACGcttattcacaaaattttaCTAATTAGTTTGGTTTTCGCTGTAGAATCTCCCAGTTTTTTAAagaagttaaaatatatatttgcaaCCAAAAATACATGACTGATCCACTTTATCATGGAcctatatatttcaaaaaacaaaaatataagttttacattattttctttttgggaagcaattgtttttgtattttcacAAAAGTCAATTACAAAATCGTGGAATATGGCTAGTGTCCAGCGTCCAGacatatttctttttgtatttgaatCTTCTTGTAAATTGTATATATGCTAGCTAGACTAAAATTTACCAGATTAACTAATTAGAGCTGGACATTTGGTATTATTGGATCGATTTGAGTCATAAAGTTGGACTTTCGATTGGTTCGGTTCAAAGAATTGTCACCAAAAATGGGACGACCGATGTAAGTTTGGTTAGTTGAGTTTGAGTTGACATTTTTCTCGAAGTAATACTGAAATTGAATTTACTATCATTTCACGAGTAGGATACAATTTCTCgccaaacaagaaaaacaacaacatttgatttattgtaaaagaAAGCAAACCTTACAACATTTGATTATGTGAAAATGAAAGAATATTACATCTTGAAATTAAACgagatatattttttcttcataagcAGTTATTCATAATTAGTTCATATTTTAGGTTAATTGTATTAAAGTGATCGATCAGCATCAGTAAGGGTACTCCCCGGGCTGATTACCGGGTGCATCATAGTTACAACTCACGAAATAGTCAACATTGTTGTTGCAAAGAACCCTAGCACACCCTAACTTCACCGAGTTACTCCACACCACTTGCGTGTAATGCTTGCATACTTTTCCAActgtaatttcaaaaataaacaagCTTAGTCAAATTTCTATTAATCACTTAATTACACTCGACTGTATATTGCCTTTGCGTTTATGTTACATGTGaaattgttgtgtttgttttcaaGTACATCATGATAATTCATGACAAGGGATATATGTATGGACTGTTTGTGTAAGTTATACCTGTGCACGAATTGCTAGTGTAGGTATAGTCATTTTTCTGGGCGACCCAAAGATTGACGGCCGCTACACCTGTTAACGTGGCACCATTTCCCTTGGCTAGGTTTTCTCCAAATGGTCCTCCTGACGGAGTGAGGTTGCAGTCGGCTTTTCTAGCATTCGCATAGTTCGATGCATAGGCCGCGACAGTTGTGTCCCATACGATGTTCGCTACACCAACCAGCGCACGGGCGGAGTTGTGAGTGTTAAGGAAGTCTTGTTGACTGTTTTGAGCGTTGGTTGCAATAACCACAAAGCTAATTGCAACGAGTAGGAATGATGGGATTTTGAAAGTCTTCATTGTCGTAGTTATAGTATtgagttatattatttatgcTGTGAACTTGAAGAATGCTATGTTCTTGTTTATATAGGCAATATATGGTTAGGGTCAGTGGGTTAGGGAGATTTTTGACATTGAGGGATTGATGACTaatctttttataaagattaaagTCATGAATCTATCATTTTTAAGTATCTACACAAGTGGCATTATCCATTGACGAAGAAATTTTGATAGAGTTTTGCATCTTTTGGAGAGGTCGTATTTGTATTCGGATTTGGATTGAAGATGCGTATTTTAGTATCATTTGTATTTGGATTGAAGATGCGTATTTTAGTATCACTGCAGTATAAATTATTTACATGCATGTAATGACATGTGCATGGCTATGATCCCCCGCCGGGTAATGGGACATTCAGTgttatatagatagatattaGTTTAGATAACATATTCTATCCACTTGTACAAGTCTCTAACCACTACACAATTTCCATATAAGCATAGATCGAGTGTAAAGAAGAGATAAGGACGCGTAGATCAAGTAGAGGCATATGCCCAAGTGGATTAAGATAGTAAACCATGAATTAACCATGCGTGGGTTAAACGCTAAGGATTCATTACTATACTAGCCAACTCGATTTGTAAGTTaactaaaagataaaacaaCTCATAGTACAGTACGTAGTTTAATGGTTAAAGGATTAATCAACTTggcttaaaaaaataatacgaACTCATCTTGAGTGTTCCTCTTTTTCACATATCCATTAACATCAATTACAAAATTACGGAATCGCTGACATTGATTAGTAATCATAGGGTTATTAGTTAACTGAGGTCGGGTTGTTTTAATTGTACAACTAGTTACTAACCCACGGTTTAACGTTGGCTGaacaatttatttgaaaaaaaattaaaataattttatctgttattttggttttttttttcaacataatattaatttaaaactcTTAGATTGGTTGTCCAAGCTGGAGGAAATAAGTTTACATAAATCGTTTCTGACAAGAGCATTCTAGAAGAACGAGCTAAACAATCAGCCTTCACATTGGACGTCATTGGGATCTTGGAAAGGGTAAAAGGAGGCAGGGAAGCACTAAGCACCTAGAACTCATCAAGAAGCGTAGAGAAAACCGGCCACTCCTCCGGAGCTTGCACCATCGCTAGTAACTCTGCAGAATCCGTCTCGAACCTCCGACAACCAATTCCTCTGGACAAGATATACTCCATCGCCCATAATAATGCTTCTAGCTCGGAATGAAGTGGGGATGCACTGTGACGTTGATATCTAGCACCCATAACTAAAGTTTCATTGTCACCATCACCACACCACCATCCTAAACCTGAATTTGGTTCCGTAGCTTTCCACGAACCATCAACTTGACAATGACATATCATCTCCGGAGTATGCAAGGATTCCGTCAAAACGGAACCAACCCTTGTAGCTATTTGGGCTTCCTCCCACAACAGTTGTTCACGTAAAGCCTGAGTAAACCCttggaaaacttttttgttcCTATCCTTCCATAAGAACCAGACCAGCCACGGTATTGAACTGTGAGTAGTTCCTAAAGCCATAGGGGCTAACCctttaccatatatataatctaagTTTGAATAGATCGAGCCAAACGGGAACTTATCCGTATCTGATCCATCAAAAACCCTCTCCTAAACCTGACGGGAATGAGGACACTCAAATAAAGTATGATTAATAGACTCTTCCTCCAAAACACATCTCTTGCATACCGTGTTACAGTTAACTCCCCGAGAGGCTAACCGCACCGTCACCGGAAGAGAGCCAGAAGCGATCTAccagaaaaaaatgtttgattttaggtGGTACCGGAAGATCCCAAGCCTAAGCCATGAGGACATTACAGTTGGGACCGAATTCAATTTCAGCCTTCATGGCTTGAGCTACCTTATAACCCAACTTGACCGAGTACCGACCAGATTGTGTATAATGCCATACCAATCGATCTGGCTTAAATGATTTGCTAATAAGCAAACTCTGAATAGTTTGAATATCCTCCGGATCCAAAAAATCTTGGAGGATAGGTAAATGTCATTCTTTAGTCTGTGGATTAATCAAATGGTTTACCATTAGACTTGGAAGTAGTTGCCGTCCCCGACCGTTTGCAGGACGAGGATGTTGATCAGGGATCCAAGGATCACACCAAACCGAAATATTATACCCTGACCCAATCGTCCATCGGGCACCTTTTTCCACTAaactttttgttgaaaaaatgcTTCTCCACCCAAACGAGGGTGAATAAGGTTTTTTTGCCATCAACGAATGTTTATTTCTGAAGTATCGACCTCTAAACACTTGAGCAAACAAAGAATTCAGAAATTATGATAAACACCAATACTGTTTAGCCAATAAAGCATCATTAAACGTCTCCAAATCCCTAAATCCCAAACCTCCCTCAGATTTATCCctacacattttatcccaagccACCCAATGAAGCCCCCGATCTTTCCCATCCgagctccaccagaaatttGAAATAGCACTCGTCAATCTGGTTGTTAACCCTTGAGGGAGTTTGAAGCAAGGCATAACATGCATAGGGAGGGCCAAAGCCACCGACTTGAGTAAAACTTCCTTCCCTCCCTTGGATAAAAATTTTGCTGTCCAACCATTCACCCGGTCATTCAACCTATCTCGAACGTAACCGAAGACTTGAACTCTTGATCCTCCGAGACTCTCTGGAATTCCCAAATAGGAACCCATACCTCCTTCCTTGGAGATTCTAATGACGGATTTTACCTTGTCCTTGACCTCTGAAGTCAACTTCTTGCCAAACATAATAGAGGACTTATCCAAATTTACCTCCTGGCTGGATGCTTTACCATAGTTGCCTATGATATCCATGACCGTTGAACATTGTTCCTCATCTGCTTTACAAAAAATCAGGCTATCATCGGCAAAAAGCAAATGGGAGATAGGGGAAAATCTCAGGCAATCTTAATACCCGTTAATTTTTCCTCCCTTTCTGCCTTTTTGATATTAGCTATCAACACCTCAgtacaaagaataaacaaatacggggataaaggatccccctgtCGTAAACCCCGTTTTGGCGAAATGGAGCCACGGGGTTGACCATTAAGCAACACTTGATAGGAAACCAAACTAACACACCACATTATCCTAGAAATCTATCTAGAATCAAAACCTAGCCTAATTAAGACCGCCTTCAAAAAATCCCATTCAACATGGTCATAGGCcttgctcatatccgttttgaaagcCAAAAATTCCGAANNNNNNNNNNNNNNNNNNNNNNNNNNNNNNNNNNNNNNNNNNNNNNNNNNNNNNNNNNNNCCCCGATGTCGGACCCCCCCCCCCGATCCCCCAATTCCATCTGACCCGGTTCAGCCTCAAATCGTAGATCCAGATCTCATTTCTTCTCAGAAGATGGTTGATACTCAGACCTCTTCTACACCGTCCTTGGAAACTCTAAACCCGCCTCACCACGCCACACCCACTCAAGCTGAGCGGTTTAAAGCATCGTTACGGAATCTTAAGAAGATTGACTCGCCGGTAACTATTGAAGATGGGATCCCGGTTGTTCAAGCTCCTGCCTCGATCTTACTCAAGACTGCTGATCAATGGAAGGGTCACATCATGGAAAAATTTCACCACTTGATTCCTCCTTCAGCAAAAATCTACTCAGATCTCAATCCTGTGTGGGGTAAATATGGTAACATCACCATCCGCCAGGTATCAAACACATATTGCCTCATCATGATACCTTGTGTGAAGACTAGGGATTGGGTTCTGCAGGTGGGTTATTGGCAAGCTGGTAACTGCGCGTTTAATGTCTACCCGAGGTCGATCGATGCTTCGCTCCAGGAGCAAGAACTCTCCACAGTGCCAACCTGGGCAGTGTTACATATTGTTCCGCCTCATATGTATTTGTTCTTAGGGATAAGCGTGATAGCCAGTGCTATTGGAGAGCCTCTGCATACGGAGAAGTCACGTTTGGATCCTTATTATCTCGGGAACACGAAGGTGAAGGTGGAGATTTCATTGGATAAGTCACACCCTACGACAATTATTGTTAGAGATGAGCTTATGAATTATGTTAAAGTTCATGTGTCTTATCCAAGACTTCCTCCGAAGTGTTGTAATTGTGGCAGATTTGGGCTTTTATTGAATCGCTGCCCCAAACCACTTATGAAGAAGAAATTTGAAGAAGGGAAGAATGGGGGTTTTTCGGCGGGAGGAGTTGCAACTGTTGACACCACCGTTCCTCTAGGCTCAGGGTCAGCTACTAGCTCCCTGCCCAAGCAAGATAGCCTCCATGGAGAGTCTCCCACAGTGACCTCAATCACTAAGGGTCCAAACCTTGCAAGGACTTGGAGGAGCGAGTTCCTTCTGTAAGGAAAATTAAGACGAAAAGTAGTAGTTTTCCTCCAGTGGAAAGGATTGTAGAACATAAGAAAGATGAGTCAATGTCTATGCCTACTTAGGAGCTTGTTAAGTCTTGgattaaagagagagatgaagcaAAGAGTTTGGTATCTAAGAAGCAGAAAGAAGTTCAGATTCAGGAGAACCAGTGTATTGACGCTGGTCCACGAAAGAAGAATAAAGGAAAGACAAATAAAGGGGTAACGGATTCGCTCTGTGGGTTCCCGGGAGCCTCGAGTGCCCGTATGTTTGCTAAGATGGAATCAAAAAAACAGTTTGGTATTCAAAGGACAGAGGAGAAGCTTCAGTATACGAAGCCTTGTCCAGAAAAGTACAGGATTTCTCCTCCTGCGTTAGGTTCTCAGCCTAATCGGGGTAGTTCCCCGGTTAATGGCTGCTAATCCTTGAAAGAGCATAGCTCTACCTTCACTTTTTGGGTTATAGATGACGAAggttttttgttggaatattaGAGGATTAAACAGCTTCTCAAGACAAAGATTTGTTAGAAGTTGGATGTCTCGAAATAAACCAGTCNGAACATAAGAAAGATGAGTCAATGTCTATGCCTACTTAGGAGCTTGTTAAGTCTTGgattaaagagagagatgaagcaAAGAGTTTGGTATCTAAGAAGCAGAAAGAAGTTCAGATTCAGGAGAACCAGTGTATTGACGCTGGTCCACGAAAGAAGAATAAAGGAAAGACAAATAAAGGGGTAACGGATTCGCTCTGTGGGTTCCCGGGAGCCTCGAGTGCCCGTATGTTTGCTAAGATGGAATCAAAAAAACAGTTTGGTATTCAAAGGACAGAGGAGAAGCTTCAGTATACGAAGCCTTGTCCAGAAAAGTACAGGATTTCTCCTCCTGCGTTAGGTTCTCAGCCTAATCGGGGTAGTTCCCCGGTTAATGGCTGCTAATCCTTGAAAGAGCATAGCTCTACCTTCACTTTTTGGGTTATAGATGACGAAggttttttgttggaatattaGAGGATTAAACAGCTTCTCAAGACAAAGATTTGTTAGAAGTTGGATGTCTCGAAATAAACCAGTCTTGGGTAGTATTTTGGAGACGCATGTCTCGGAGGAGAATGCGGATCAAGTTTTTCAGGCCTCCTTTCCAGGGTGGAGAGGAGAATTTAACTACCAAATATGCGGAGAATGGCAGAATTTAGGTCGTTTGGGACCCCTCTATTTCTGTCATCTGTTTTTACAAATCAGCTCAGATAATACTTAAGGTGTGTTCATTTCGGAGACGAAGGAAAGTTTTGCAGTAGCTTTCATTTATGGTACAATACGGTGACTCAGAGAAGGGACCTTTGGAAGGATATCACGTTACTAGCTCAAAACTCTCCAGCAAAAGGGTCTCCGTTGATGGTGGTCGGAGATTTTAACCAAATTCTCTCAGCTAATGAGCACTTCTCAGTGCTTCCACATCCTTTGCCCTTAACAGGTATGTCGGAATTCAGTCAGTGTTTGATGAAGAATGATTTATCAGATTTGCCAAGCAGAGGTGCGTTCTATACCTGGACGAATAACCAGCCGGATGATCCGGTTTTGAGGAAACTAGATAGAGTTTTAGTGAATGATCACTGGCGGGATACTTTCCCGGAAGCTATTGCTACATATGACTCTCCGGGGGACTCAGATCATTCTCCAGCTCTGGTATACACCTCTGCTCATATTCAGAAAAACAAGAATTCCTTTAAGTATTTCTCCCTTTTATCCACTCATCCCAGATTCAAGGAAATTATCAGTGCAGCCTGGTCTGAGCAAACTGGAGTTGGCTCTGGTCTATTCACCTTCGCCCAAAAGATGAAGAATGTCAAAGCATCTTGCAAACAACTGAACAGAGAGGGTTTTGGGAATCTTCAGCAGAGAATAAAAGAGTCCTTGGAGCAACTAGAGTCCATTCAGGCTGAAATGATGAGGACACCAACTGATTCCTTATTCCGAGAGGAGTTTGTAGCGAGACAAACTTGGAATTTCTTTGCAAAAGCTCTGGAATCCTTCTATAGAGAAAAGTCTAGAGTGGGATGGCCGCGCCTTTGGTTACATTTTCTTACaaggtttttcttttggttactCTTCCCTAACCCGCCTTCATAGTGTTTCCATGTCGTCGTTGTTGTTTTTAGTATCATCGTGTTAATTCGTTGGTTTTCATTTTCTGTTGGCTTTGATTAGGGGCTCGGTTGGTCATTGAGCTCGCTATCTTGCTGTTAGCTGAGTCATTGGTCTTAAGCTCCAAGAAACGCAAAGTTGAAACATGCCAAGTCATTGAGCTGAGCTGGCTATGAATTTTCACAACAGAGCTTAATCCAAGAGCTAGATGAATCTAAGTCAGTCTTTAGTTGTACTCTGGTccgtttcttttgttattttattgttttgattgtttttatctGAATGTAGTTTAGTGTTGTTTTTTAGTGAGCTTTGATCGAATAAAATAAATGTACGTTGAAATCTCGTTATTATAATTTCAGTAGCCAGATCATAATAAAGGTCATCCATAAGTTTATTAATAAGGGAAAAAACAAGCCATCATGTTTTGCAGTAGACCTAAACATATAGATAAGAGTtgacactacaaaaaaaaagagtatattgTATCAGTTAAAACGTATCATAAAGTTAAGTGATGTTATTTTAAATTGCGTATTTATAAATGAAGCAAATATAAATGACTAAGCATCAATTATATTAACTGATgctataattaaataatttgacatcagttgaataaaattgattcaatttctattagtttttatcagttttatataattgatgtaaaatttaaatgtacATCATTTAGATACTTGATGTGTCTATTAATTGTTAGTAAGATCactttttaaaatgatacaaattaacagaaaaaaacgggtgttaaaataaataatactccctccgtttcaaaatataagatgttttgagtaaaacaCGCAGTTTAAGAAAtgaccactttaaaaaagtttaaccaatcacaaataagactgcataatataaaatattaaactaatctaaaagttacagagaaacttgaaaatatcctatattatgaaacaaaaaaacctctctaaacatcctatattatgaaacggagggagtattaataACTTTAGttactatatacattttttattttgaaacagaagGTACGTAAAAATCGATCATgaaaaactaattttgattatatCAATGAAACAATAATCGACAtgtatagtttttaatttttgattacatacaattctatttttctttcattttagtACATAACATAACTAATACATAAATTTCAACTAACTTGAAAATATATACCTGCTTGCAAGCTTCTATTAAAGTGACACTAATAGGTAGTTTTTGTATCACTTCTTTTATATGATGCTAACTTCTTTAGaattttacatcaatatttttgaaacggagggagtattatttattttaacaccCGTTTTTTCCTGttaatttgtatcattttaaaaagtGATCTTACTAACAATTAATAGACACATCAAGTatctaaatgatgtaaatttaaattttacatcaATTATATAAAACTGATACAAACTAATAGAAATTGaatcaattttattcaactgatgtcaaattatttaattatagcATCAGTTAATATAATTGATGCTTAGTCATTTATATTTGCttcatttataaataaacaatttaaaataacatCACTTAActttatgatacattttaagtgatacaatatactcttttttttttggtagtgtgGTTCTCCAATAGGAACCACGTTTGAAGATATATTGTGGGAGCAAGATAAAATTGTAGTCTCTGGCGGTGAAGTTGTAGGCTTCTTAGTGTTGTAGGCTTGGCTATTGAGTTTACGCAGCTCTAAACCGCGGGTGGTGGAAGCAAGGTTAAATCATTGTACCAGAGCAAAAAACACTGGTAATATAGATCAGAACATTCGTAAATAATATTCAACTTAAACCTCTCgttatttcaaaattaagtATCTACTTGTTATGCAAGGTACCTTCGGAGTTTTCCCAAGAGATTCCAGAAACTGTTATACATTTGATTTTGGCCTCAGGAGAAAGGTATCTGATCAGGACAACTTTCCTACACGGAGGTTTTGACAACAACTCCACTAAGCGGTTCGAGCTCCACCTCGGGGTTAACCCATGGACCACGGTGTCAACCGTCAACGAGACAGAACAAATTGTTTTTGAGATGATTCATCTTTTGACCACTGATAGGTTACAAGTCTGTCTGGTCAAGACAGGGGACCCAACGCCATTCATCACCGGTTTAGAGCTGCGTAAACTCAATACCAAGCCTACAGCTCTTCAACAGGATCCTTGCAGACTTTCTTGCGAGCAGACGTTGGCTCAATCTTTAACCAACCCTTGaggttttttacttttgaatcTCATGTAAATTTCTGAATCGAACAAGCAGTACATATGCccctattcttttttttttctttttttttcaggtacAGAGAAGATGTCTTTGATCGCATTTGGATGCCTTACAATTCGGAAAAATGGTCGCAGATTAGTACTCATAACAGTGTAGGTGTCTACAATGAGTACAAGCCGCCAGAGACTGCTATGATCACGGCCTCTGTTCCAACAGACCTGGACGCTTCTCTGAACATTTCGCCCTCCGTTGGATAAGATTGCTACAATAAGATTTTACGCTTTCACTTTCACCCTTgtaagttgtaagttgtaactgaTCAGGAAGCCACCacatgcaagaagaagaaaaatattgttgttctttttaatcttaattAGGGCCTTCGTTATAGTTATCTGCAAGAGGAAAAGGAAAGCCGATCGACATCCCATTTCAGGAATGTAGTCCTAGTACTTAGAAATTACGTCCACAATCTTCAACAACTAGCTAGTAAtcttttgatttcgattttgcagaaaaaactaataatattcaGCAATGGGATTAAAGTAGCTTCTCAGACAATGCACACAACAACGTGTTCATATACGTAGATTTGGCTCAAGCAACTCAAGCACCGACTCATTGGACAAGGTGGGTTTGGTTATGTTCCCAGATGAGTTGTTTCTGATGGAACTGAGGTT encodes the following:
- the LOC104757402 gene encoding pathogenesis-related protein 1A-like, with product MKTFKIPSFLLVAISFVVIATNAQNSQQDFLNTHNSARALVGVANIVWDTTVAAYASNYANARKADCNLTPSGGPFGENLAKGNGATLTGVAAVNLWVAQKNDYTYTSNSCTVGKVCKHYTQVVWSNSVKLGCARVLCNNNVDYFVSCNYDAPGNQPGEYPY
- the LOC109129904 gene encoding probable LRR receptor-like serine/threonine-protein kinase MEE39; this translates as MQGERYLIRTTFLHGGFDNNSTKRFELHLGVNPWTTVSTVNETEQIVFEMIHLLTTDRLQVCLVKTGDPTPFITGLELRKLNTKPTALQQDPCRLSCEQTYREDVFDRIWMPYNSEKWSQISTHNSVGVYNEYKPPETAMITASVPTDLDASLNISPSVG
- the LOC104757403 gene encoding uncharacterized protein LOC104757403, producing MVVGDFNQILSANEHFSVLPHPLPLTGMSEFSQCLMKNDLSDLPSRGAFYTWTNNQPDDPVLRKLDRVLVNDHWRDTFPEAIATYDSPGDSDHSPALVYTSAHIQKNKNSFKYFSLLSTHPRFKEIISAAWSEQTGVGSGLFTFAQKMKNVKASCKQLNREGFGNLQQRIKESLEQLESIQAEMMRTPTDSLFREEFVARQTWNFFAKALESFYREKSRVGWPRLWLHFLTRGSVGH